AAGACCTTCTATCTGGGAGATAACTAAAAGAATTTGTAGATATATTAAAGACTGTCCTAGTGAATGTAAGGCTCAAAAATTGAGTATCACGAGTAGAAAAAGATGTTTGAATTATATTAATAATATCAATAATTATGAGTTAGATAAAAAGATAAGTCTTCTTATCCAGTTAATCTTAGACTAACTTCTCTTTACAAGATTTATTAATAGATATGACTAATGTTTTGATTTTAAATTCATCTAAAGTTTTATGGAAATACTTATTAGTGTTGCAACAAATAATATACATTGGGATCTATAGATGAGCCAAGAACCAACCAAAGTAAAACGTGGTATATGGATAGAAGGAGATGTTATGTATGTGGCAGGAGAGGAGTTCATAGAAAAAGTAACAAGTGCTTTAGCCTCTTTAACTAGGTTAAGAATTCTTGGCCTTACATTTAAAGAAAATATGGGTGTTGAAGATCTTGCAAGTAGATTAAATCAAAGCAAAGCTAATATTAGTACTCATGTGAAGAGATTAGAAGAAGCAAATATAGTTAGAGCTTCTTATATACCCGGTCATAGAGGAATAAAGAAGATAGCTAAACCTGTAGTTAAAGAGATAAGAATAATTCTACATACTCTTGCCGAGGAAGTAGAGGAGAGAATGAAGGAAGCTCCATTACCTCCTGAAGAACCTGTGGAAGAGGGGGAAGGAACATAGGTATATAATATAATCATGTAATTGAACATAGATATAGGGTTAGATTTTGATATAGAGTCATTGACATGAGTAGCTATCTGGTAGTAGGGCTCTAAACAATTGTCCTGTTTTTGGACTTACGAAAACTCCTATCTTTATTGTATTACCTCTATGGTTTTTTATTACATAGACTTTTTTTGGTGCAATACTTATTTCAAGATGTGTTGTAGGATCTTTAACCTTTACCTCAGTTGTGCACGTCATAAGGTTCACCTATAGTATCAACATTATCTGGAGTATATGATGGTGCAGGCTAATAAGCATTGTTCGGGGCGTGATAAGAAAGTAAAACTATTAAATTGATTTTACAATTTTTTACTGTAGAGGTAAGTGTGATAAGTATGAGCGAACGTATTAGATCTTTTATAGCGATAGAAATTGAGGAACAAGGGGTTTTAGCAAAAATAATCAGGATAAAGAATTCTATATCAGATCTTGGTTTAGATATTAAACCTGTTGAGGATGAGAATATTCATATTACAATAAGATTTCTAGGAGAGATAACTCTTACCACACTTAATGAAATTAAGAATATTTTAAACAATGTAACAAAAATAGTTAAACCATTTACAATAGGTGTAAAGGGTATTGGAGCATTTCCAAATGCATTACGACCTCGTGTAATATGGGTTGGCATTAGTGAAGGTTTTGATAATCTTGTTGCAATAAGGAAGTATGTAGATAATGAAATAATGAGACTAAAGTTAATCGATGTTCATAGAGATGAACATGAGTTCTCACCACATATAACAATTGCAAGAGTAAAAAGCTTAAGAAATATCAATAAATTCATAGAGTTTTATCAGTCATATAAAGATTTTGAATTTGGTGTATCACCTGTATCCAAGATTAAATTAAAGCAAAGTACCTTAACCCCAAGAGGACCTATATATAAGGATATTCATGTAGTAAATTTAATGTGATATTGACATGGATATAGATAAGATAATTAATGATATAATATCTGAAATACTCAAGTATATAAAACCGACAAAGGAGGAATACGAAAAGCTGTTAGGGATATATGAGTTTGTAAGAGATAGGATTGCAAAATGTATCGAAGGACATTTTGCTGAGATAACATTGCAAGGTTCTGTAGCAAAGGATACATTTATTAGGGGGGAATCGGATATCGACATCTTTGTTTTATTTAATCCTACTAAATATGAAGATAAATGGTTTGAAGAGAACTTTCTTCCCAAAATTGTGAATTGTTTTAAGGAATTCAAGAGCATTATTCAGTATGCTGCTCATCCATATATCACACTATATGTGGATGGTGTTGAGGTGAATATAGTACCTGCATATAAAGTTTCTTCTCCTCAGCAAATAAAAAGTGCTGTTGACAGAACACCTTTTCATACTAGCTATATAAATTCAAAACTTTCAGAGAGACAAAAGGATGAGGTTAGGGTATTTAAGTATCTCTTAAAGTCTTGGAACATATATGGCGCTGAAATTGAAACTAGGGGGTTCTCAGGCTATCTTACAGAGCTATTAATAGTAGCATATGGATCACTATCTGAACTCCTTAAGGCGGCAACTACATGGATTCCCTTTAAAACATGTATTGATATTGAAAAGTATTATCCTAGTACAAGGGACTGTTTAAGAAAATTTAGAAGGAGTGTGTTCATAGTTGTTGATCCTGTGGATAAGGAGAGAAATGTAGCAGCAGCTGTATCACTAAAAAGTTTCTCAATATTTAAGCTCCTTGCTAGTGCTTTCTTAAGAAAACCAACAATAGAATTATTCTCATCAGCTCCGAGAGAGACTTTAGATACCCAAGAATTAGTTAATTTAGTAAATAAGAGATCTGAGGATATCAACAGTTGTATACTCGGTATAGAATATGAGGTGTTGAATAAAGTACCTGATATAGTTTGGGGTCAATTAAGACGTGCTGAAAGAGTTTTACGAAATGTTCTCAAATCTTATGGAGAAAAATACATCTATATAGATACTTGGTTAAGTAAAGATTTGCAAAAGGCTATAATATTTATTGAGATCCTAGGCTGTAAAAACAAATACCACCTTCATATTGGGCCACCAGCTTATGAAACTATAAATGCATTGAATTTTATTATAAAGAATAGCGATGCTATAGTAGGACCTTGGATAGAAGAGAATGGTAGACTTTATTGCTTAAGGAGAAAACGTTATGACTATGCTACTATTATTAGGAATGCATTAGAAAATATCAATTTAACGGCCTTAAAGATGACTAAGATTATTAGTGATGATGAATTAGATTTATTACCTCTAAATGACAATGAGTTTAGAGTCTGGTTTACAGAATTTTTAATGCGAAAAAAGATTTCAAAGCTTGGAAAGATACCTATCTTGAAACTTTAATTATCACTCTAGAGATATCAACACTTGGTTCTATCGGTTTTTTGCAATTGGGACAAACATTTCCCACTTTTACAATAAGTTCTGAGGGTGAAGGCACTCCATAATAGTCTTGACCAGCTCTCATAAATACATAGATTGTATGATCACATTTGCTACACTTATATATTATAGGCATAAAGGACTCCTAACAGAAAGTATTAATGTCTTAGATAAATATTTCCTAACATTGATAGTATTTTACATTACTATTTAAAAATAAATTATTTTAGTTAAAAGTGAACATTTTCAATAAATTATCTAATAATGATAATAGTATTACCTGTATTACCCTTTTTAAGTAACTTTATTATTGATATTCTATTAAAATTATTAAGATATCAATAACACTCATGATCTATGAGTCATTTAATTTTTCTGAATATATGATTTGTGATGATAATGATTTTTATCAAATAATGAGTGAAATTGAAATAGTGGGGCCGCCGGGATTTGAACCCGGGACCACCAGCGATCCGGGCGGGGATCTCCCCAGGCTGGCATCCTAGCCAGGCTAGACGACGGCCCCTATAATATTTCTATATTAAAATTAGATTTATAAAGTATTAAAGGTTTTCATGATTCCTTAATATATCATAATATAATGTATTTTTGTTGTAATCCATCTAGAGTTTTACTATCTTTACATCCTTAGCCGAACTACATTTTTCTAGTTCTCGTTTCCATAGTAATGATGGAGTCCATATAATCCACGATGGAACTTTTTTTACGAATTCATATGCTTCTTCCCAGCTTTCAAGACCTAGTTCTTCGGCTAATTTTTCAAGACTCATATCAGTTTTAGCATATACATTTAAGATCTTTACAACCTTATCATCAATTTCTATCTCTTTCTCACCTACTTTTACTATATATTTATAACATATGCTCATCTATCTTCACTTCCAAATAATGTGCTTTGGATTCTATATAGTTTAAATAGGTTAGGGCTAGGTATAAAAGTTTTATATTGATCTACAATGAACATAATATGATCATTATGTTACTACAGCATAACAACCATCACGAACCTCATATATTATACCTTCTCTTCTCATTTTACTTAATGCTTCTTCAACAAATTTTTCATCAATCTTTTGTTCTCGGGCTTTAGATAATATATTTTTAATTTTAGCACATCCTTCATCCTTTGAAATACTACGAATAATCTCCTCTATTATAAGCATTCTCTCTCTTTGTGATTTTGGTTTACCTGTCATAATGGTATCTATATCAACCTCACCACTTTCTACGTCAAGTCCAACACTTTCAAGCATACTTTTCATTAATCTAATAGCTTCTGCTGCATCTTCTTCTGTTACTCTATCTTTTAGTGCCATTCTAGCATGTGCTTCAGCTAATCTTATTAATGCTTCTAATTGTCTTGCTGTAATTGTTATAGGGGAATCAGGAGATTCTAAACTTCGTTTTCTCATTTCTACAAAGAAATCCTCTATCAGTCTACGTGCTTCTTCTGTTAAAACAGGTCTAACGAATTTCCTTGCATATGCTATATACTTCCTCAATAGATCTATATCGATAATAGGTCTAATATTTTCTGAGATGCTGTGTACTGTAGCTATATGTCTAGCAAGTCTCAGATCATGATCCACATTAGGTATATCTCTTAACACAAATATTAAGTCAAATCTTGAAAGAATGGTTGGCGGAAGATTGACATTCTCTGTTACAGATCTATTTGGTAAGTATCTTCCATATCTAGGATTTCCAGCAGCTAGTACAGCTGTTCTAGCATTTAATCTAGCTACGATTCCTGCTTTTGCTATAGAAATAGTCTGTTGTTCCATTGCTTCATGTATTGCTACCCTATCTTCTTCTCTCATTTTATCAATTTCATCAATACATGCAACACCTCCATCAGCAAGAACTAATGCACCTGCCTCTAAATAGTATTCACCCGTCTGTTTCTCTCTAATTACAGCTGCTGTTAATCCTGCTGCAGTAGCACCCTTACCTGTAGTATAGATAGCCCTAGGAGCAAGTCTAGATACATATTGAAGTAATTGAGATTTAGCAGTACCTGGATCACCTATAATAAGTACATGAATATCACCACGAATTCTAGTATTATCACTTAATACCTTAGGCACTCCGCCAAAGAGTAGAAGTGCTATTGCCTCTTTTATATCCCACATACCATATATTGCTGGAGCTATAGAACTAATAATCTTTCTTCTTATTAATGGATCTTTTGAGAGCTCAATAATCTTTTCCTCATCTTCAGGAGTTATCTCTATTTCCTCCAGCATTCTTTGCGATACAATTATATTATTAGCTTCGATATATGCATCATAAAGACTTTTTAGCCTACGGGTGGTAGAAGAAGATCGTAATTTCAATATACCAATAACAATAACCCTATCACCAGGTCTTGCAATATCTACTAAATCATCATATACATCTACCTCTAATGATCTAGGCATACGACCAGCAGGTATCTCTTCAGGTTTCTCTTGAATTACGATTCTTTGAAAGTCTCTAAATCTCGATTTATCTTCTAATAATCTCCATGAACCTGAAGCTCTATTACAAGCTCTACATATTGGAGGTTTTTCAATTGTTTCACCAATTACAGGTACAGTAACTTGAGCTCCACACTCATGCTCAAAAACAGCTTCAATAAGCTTTTGCTTAGGGGGTGTTGCACGTACAACAATACCTTCAATAGCAACTAGCTTACCTATCAAAATGCTTTTGATATCCCTGATCTTAAAAAGTATGGGGAGATCTCGAAAACGTGGTAATACTCTAGGAATCTTTTCGATATAGTCAGGAGCTTCATTTTCTATTAGTTCTTTTATTACATTAGCAAATCTCTCTATAGCTATCTCGGGATTTTCAACAATAAAATTAGCTAAATCAGTTGAATAGCTTAAAATATCATTAAAACTTATTTCAATATCATTTTTACCTTCAATAATCATTTTACGAATTGCTTCCCTATACTTTAACACACGATTTTCGTCCTTAAAATTCTTTATAAAATCGTCAATCATTGAGAGAAAGTCTTGTATAGGAGTGGTTTTAAGTGTTGTAGCCATCTTTATATCACCTCACCCTAAATTAATGCGAATTTATTGGACCATGTACTGAGGGTAGATTTAATTAAATTAACTAATAATTTTTCCTCTATAGCTAAATTCTTTTCAATTACATCTAGTCCACCAAGTTGTACAGCTCTAATAATAAATGATAAGCGTAATCTAGAAATATCAGCAAAGTCTTCTCGCATTTTTTCAACAATCTTTAATAAATTAATATCACCTTCTTTTTTAGCTTTGGTTTCTAGATCTTCAATAGTCTTTTTCATCTTTATGTAAAAGAAATCCTCAATTCTTATAATTTGCGACTTTTGCTGCATCTGAGAAAATTTTATCTTTGATAATTCCTGAGGAGTTATGGTTC
Above is a genomic segment from Ignisphaera aggregans DSM 17230 containing:
- a CDS encoding transcriptional regulator, ArsR family (InterPro IPR001845~KEGG: hbu:Hbut_0073 transcriptional regulator, HTH-type~PFAM: regulatory protein ArsR~SMART: regulatory protein ArsR~SPTR: A2BIY9 Transcriptional regulator, HTH-type~PFAM: Bacterial regulatory protein, arsR family), encoding MSQEPTKVKRGIWIEGDVMYVAGEEFIEKVTSALASLTRLRILGLTFKENMGVEDLASRLNQSKANISTHVKRLEEANIVRASYIPGHRGIKKIAKPVVKEIRIILHTLAEEVEERMKEAPLPPEEPVEEGEGT
- a CDS encoding conserved hypothetical protein (KEGG: hbu:Hbut_1128 hypothetical protein~SPTR: A2BLV6 Chromatin protein Cren7 2~PFAM: Chromatin protein Cren7), coding for MTCTTEVKVKDPTTHLEISIAPKKVYVIKNHRGNTIKIGVFVSPKTGQLFRALLPDSYSCQ
- a CDS encoding 2'-5' RNA ligase (COGs: COG1514 2'-5' RNA ligase~InterPro IPR014051:IPR004175~KEGG: pis:Pisl_0571 2'-5' RNA ligase~PFAM: Phosphoesterase HXTX~SPTR: A1RS17 2'-5' RNA ligase~TIGRFAM: 2'-5' RNA ligase~PFAM: 2',5' RNA ligase family~TIGRFAM: 2'-5' RNA ligase), which produces MISMSERIRSFIAIEIEEQGVLAKIIRIKNSISDLGLDIKPVEDENIHITIRFLGEITLTTLNEIKNILNNVTKIVKPFTIGVKGIGAFPNALRPRVIWVGISEGFDNLVAIRKYVDNEIMRLKLIDVHRDEHEFSPHITIARVKSLRNINKFIEFYQSYKDFEFGVSPVSKIKLKQSTLTPRGPIYKDIHVVNLM
- a CDS encoding CCA-adding enzyme (COGs: COG1746 tRNA nucleotidyltransferase (CCA-adding enzyme)~InterPro IPR002934:IPR015329:IPR006116:IPR008229~KEGG: smr:Smar_1232 tRNA CCA-pyrophosphorylase~PFAM: tRNA nucleotidyltransferase, substrate binding domain protein; DNA polymerase beta domain protein region~PRIAM: tRNA adenylyltransferase~SPTR: A3DNW4 tRNA adenylyltransferase~TIGRFAM: CCA-adding enzyme~PFAM: Nucleotidyltransferase domain; tRNA nucleotidyltransferase, second domain~TIGRFAM: CCA-adding enzyme), with amino-acid sequence MDIDKIINDIISEILKYIKPTKEEYEKLLGIYEFVRDRIAKCIEGHFAEITLQGSVAKDTFIRGESDIDIFVLFNPTKYEDKWFEENFLPKIVNCFKEFKSIIQYAAHPYITLYVDGVEVNIVPAYKVSSPQQIKSAVDRTPFHTSYINSKLSERQKDEVRVFKYLLKSWNIYGAEIETRGFSGYLTELLIVAYGSLSELLKAATTWIPFKTCIDIEKYYPSTRDCLRKFRRSVFIVVDPVDKERNVAAAVSLKSFSIFKLLASAFLRKPTIELFSSAPRETLDTQELVNLVNKRSEDINSCILGIEYEVLNKVPDIVWGQLRRAERVLRNVLKSYGEKYIYIDTWLSKDLQKAIIFIEILGCKNKYHLHIGPPAYETINALNFIIKNSDAIVGPWIEENGRLYCLRRKRYDYATIIRNALENINLTALKMTKIISDDELDLLPLNDNEFRVWFTEFLMRKKISKLGKIPILKL
- a CDS encoding conserved hypothetical protein (KEGG: sai:Saci_1290 hypothetical protein~SPTR: Q4J998 Conserved protein) — protein: MPIIYKCSKCDHTIYVFMRAGQDYYGVPSPSELIVKVGNVCPNCKKPIEPSVDISRVIIKVSR
- a CDS encoding hypothetical protein (KEGG: dka:DKAM_0686 hypothetical protein~SPTR: B8D4I1 Putative uncharacterized protein), giving the protein MSICYKYIVKVGEKEIEIDDKVVKILNVYAKTDMSLEKLAEELGLESWEEAYEFVKKVPSWIIWTPSLLWKRELEKCSSAKDVKIVKL
- a CDS encoding replicative DNA helicase Mcm (COGs: COG1241 ATPase involved in replication control Cdc46/Mcm family~InterPro IPR001208:IPR011704:IPR003593~KEGG: hbu:Hbut_0903 minichromosome maintenance complex~PFAM: MCM family protein; ATPase associated with various cellular activities AAA_5~SMART: MCM family protein; AAA ATPase~SPTR: A2BL91 Minichromosome maintenance complex~PFAM: MCM2/3/5 family) yields the protein MATTLKTTPIQDFLSMIDDFIKNFKDENRVLKYREAIRKMIIEGKNDIEISFNDILSYSTDLANFIVENPEIAIERFANVIKELIENEAPDYIEKIPRVLPRFRDLPILFKIRDIKSILIGKLVAIEGIVVRATPPKQKLIEAVFEHECGAQVTVPVIGETIEKPPICRACNRASGSWRLLEDKSRFRDFQRIVIQEKPEEIPAGRMPRSLEVDVYDDLVDIARPGDRVIVIGILKLRSSSTTRRLKSLYDAYIEANNIIVSQRMLEEIEITPEDEEKIIELSKDPLIRRKIISSIAPAIYGMWDIKEAIALLLFGGVPKVLSDNTRIRGDIHVLIIGDPGTAKSQLLQYVSRLAPRAIYTTGKGATAAGLTAAVIREKQTGEYYLEAGALVLADGGVACIDEIDKMREEDRVAIHEAMEQQTISIAKAGIVARLNARTAVLAAGNPRYGRYLPNRSVTENVNLPPTILSRFDLIFVLRDIPNVDHDLRLARHIATVHSISENIRPIIDIDLLRKYIAYARKFVRPVLTEEARRLIEDFFVEMRKRSLESPDSPITITARQLEALIRLAEAHARMALKDRVTEEDAAEAIRLMKSMLESVGLDVESGEVDIDTIMTGKPKSQRERMLIIEEIIRSISKDEGCAKIKNILSKAREQKIDEKFVEEALSKMRREGIIYEVRDGCYAVVT
- a CDS encoding Protein of unknown function DUF1288 (InterPro IPR010709~KEGG: smr:Smar_1226 hypothetical protein~PFAM: Protein of unknown function DUF1288~SPTR: A3DNW0 Putative uncharacterized protein) → MTLELELLNNLYILKPVRVMVLRYFSLEPFMNLTLQKGSEISLPRWIAEILEKNGIVEILDRTITPQELSKIKFSQMQQKSQIIRIEDFFYIKMKKTIEDLETKAKKEGDINLLKIVEKMREDFADISRLRLSFIIRAVQLGGLDVIEKNLAIEEKLLVNLIKSTLSTWSNKFALI